In Anguilla rostrata isolate EN2019 chromosome 1, ASM1855537v3, whole genome shotgun sequence, a genomic segment contains:
- the LOC135261503 gene encoding speriolin-like protein — translation MDESYEALCSQLDKLRSENSDLRMMLDIVRENYDLQSKLMSTQRTVDETENKGRKMTLRWQDTLDEGRFSTDLPNLSLKASTPLTIQSLEKGSSLKKIQKEPFSDSTQLSQEGKVPSDSKKMERLVGEIAFQLERRILFHVFPGQSRLYGFTVLNIPEKILQISKHPLTGKVDEDYRYDLSQRHLSLMDRLRMLGYSVPIHAPFAESIVNTYGILKQRPDAYSAEELGYNNPEFLRAIIIKTAPSKLLKDLLCLLSCLCFMARQDNKPLFLW, via the exons ATGGATGAAAGCTACGAGGCACTGTGCTCGCAACTGGATAAGCTGCGTAGTGAAAATTCCGACTTGCGAATGATGCTAGATATAGTGAGAGAGAACTACGATCTACAGTCCAAGCTGATGAGCACGCAACGAACCGTCGATGAGACGGAAAATAAAG GAAGAAAAATGACCCTTCGCTGGCAAGACACTCTGGATGAAGGAAGGTTTAGCACTGACCTGCCAAACCTTTCTCTGAAAGCATCCACCCCCTTGACCATTCAGTCGCTAGAAAAGGGTTCCTCACTGAAAAAGATTCAAAAGGAACCGTTTTCAGACAGCACTCAACTGTCTCAGGAGGGGAAAG TTCCTTCAGACTCAAAAAAGATGGAGCGACTGGTGGGAGAGATTGCCTTCCAGCTGGAACGCCGGATTCTCTTTCATGTATTCCCAGGCCAGAGCAGACTGTATGGATTCACTGTGCTCAACATACCTGAGAAGATACTTCAG ATCTCCAAGCACCCTTTGACTGGAAAAGTGGATGAAGACTACCGCTATGACCTGTCACAGCGCCACCTGTCACTGATGGACAGGCTACGCATGCTTGGCTACAGTGTGCCTATACACGCACCATTTGCTGAGTCCATCGTCAACACCTATGGCATCCTCAAACAGCGGCCAGATGCCTACAGCGCTGAAGAGCTGGGCTACAACAACCCTGAATTCTTGCGCGCTATTATTATCAAAACGGCTCCTTCCAAGTTGCTCAAGGATCTCCTCTGTTTGCTCAGCTGCCTATGTTTCATGGCAAGGCAAGACAACAAACCTCTCTTCCTGTGGTAG
- the smpd5 gene encoding sphingomyelin phosphodiesterase 5 isoform X2 has product MRSSVGQWACAALANVASVRRNRAGDPDVHSPLTGAWRQVMALRESPFSNGCAAGLHALGWALILPCFWFLNRLLAVCKPTTLERARRAEQECYLHPLKVFFGAILFFILFLLTAPLAFLGFLLWAPLQAARRPFSYHQEAVPATEGEALGGWEQQGGGGKVTFGFATANLCLLPEGLARFNNLSNTQCRAAAIGKLIAYGVSRPRIRIFVDSPSSCGTLSPSSSLLPPTTPSSYGSTDTQDQPPPADGPEEPGGPDRARAGDTMIDMPGDDTESPAPPPSAANFNQNSHQHRRKGHRHPPRALGSLGSADDVPWEVSPLFPAGVDMVCLEEVFDKRAAQKLTQALGPLFGHVLYDVGVYACQAPGCCSGFKFFNSGLFLASRYPVLEAQYHCFPNSKGEDALAAKGLLAVKVLIGQNQGKNVVGYFNCTHLHAPEGEGAVRCEQLNMVTKWIAEFQAQTRRSDEMVVFDVLCGDFNFDNCSPDDVLEQKHSVFEDYRDPCRAGPGKEKLWVIGTLLEQPTLYDDDVRTPENLQKTLEREELRKRYISPPVRLAGCPLDYPEPGQPWVGRRIDYILYRESTLDKQCHTEVEDFTFVTQLAGLTDHIPVGLRLSVTLDLDGANP; this is encoded by the exons ATG AGGTCTTCAGTGGGACAGTGGGCTTGTGCAGCACTGGCCAATGTGGCTTCGGTGAGGCGAAACAGAGCTGGGGACCCCGATGTCCATTCCCCCCTCACGGGCGCGTGGAGGCAAGTCATGGCCCTGCGGGAGTCCCCCTTCTCCAACGGCTGCGCGGCGGGCCTGCATGCCCTGGGCTGGGCTCTCATCCTGCCCTGCTTCTGGTTCCTGAACAGGCTTCTCGCCGTCTGCAAGCCCACCACCCTGGAGCGGGCCCGGCGGGCGGAGCAGGAGTGCTACCTCCACCCGCTCAAGGTCTTCTTCGGCGCCATActcttcttcatcctcttcctcctcaccgCCCCGCTGGCCTTCCTGGGGTTCTTGCTGTGGGCGCCGCTTCAGGCAGCACGCAGGCCCTTTTCCTACCACCAGGAGGCGGTGCCTGCCACTGAAGGGGAGGCGCTGGGTGGATGGGAGCAGCAGGGCGGGGGCGGCAAGGTGACGTTCGGCTTCGCGACGGCCAACCTGTGCCTGCTGCCGGAGGGCCTGGCGCGCTTCAACAACCTGAGCAACACGCAGTGTCGGGCGGCGGCCATCGGGAAGCTGATCGCGTACGGCGTGAGCCGCCCGCGCATCCGCATCTTCGTGGACTCGCCCAGCAGCTGCGGCACGCTCAGCCCCTCCAGCAGCCTCCTGCCCCCCACCACGCCCTCCTCCTACGGGTCCACCGACACCCAGGACCAACCCCCACCCGCAGACGGCCCCGAGGAGCCCGGGGGGCCCGACAGGGCCAGGGCGGGGGACACCATGATCGACATGCCGGGCGATGACACGGAGTCCccggctccgcctccctccGCCGCCAACTTCAACCAGAACTCCCACCAGCACCGGCGCAAGGGCCACCGGCACCCGCCGCGGGCGCTGGGCTCGCTGGGCTCGGCCGACGACGTTCCCTGGGAGGTGTCGCCGCTGTTCCCGGCCGGCGTGGACATGGTGTGCCTGGAGGAGGTGTTCGACAAGCGGGCGGCCCAGAAGCTGACCCAGGCCCTGGGCCCCCTGTTCGGCCACGTGCTCTACGACGTGGGCGTGTACGCCTGCCAGGCGCCCGGCTGCTGCTCCGGCTTCAAGTTCTTCAACAGCGGCCTGTTCCTGGCCAGCCGCTACCCCGTGCTGGAGGCCCAGTACCACTGCTTCCCCAACAGCAAAGGAGAGGACGCCCTGGCCGCCAAAGGCCTGCTCGCCGTCAAG gtgctgattggtcagaaccAGGGGAAGAATGTGGTGGGCTATTTTAACTGCACGCACCTCCATGCTCCTGAAG GCGAGGGAGCGGTCAGATGTGAACAGCTGAACATGGTCACCAAGTGGATCGCCGAGTTCCAGGCCCAGACCAGGAGGTCAGACGAAATGGTGGTCTTCGACGTGCTCTGCGGCGACTTCAACTTCGACAACTGCTCTCCCG ATGACGTGCTGGAGCAGAAGCATAGCGTGTTTGAGGACTACAGAGACCCCTGCAGGGCTGGTCCAGGCAAAGAGAAGCTGTGGGTCATCG GTACTCTTCTGGAGCAGCCTACCCTTTATGATGACGATGTGAGGACCCCAGAGAACCTGCAGAA GACtttggagagggaggagctgaggaAACGGTACATCTCGCCCCCCGTCCGTCTGGCTGGGTGCCCCCTGGATTACCCCGAACCTGGACAGCCCTGGGTTGGCCGGCGCATCGACTACATTCTGTACCGGGAAAGCACCCTCGATAAACAGTGCCACACC gaagtggaggattTCACTTTTGTGACCCAGCTTGCTGGCCTGACCGACCACATCCCTGTGGGCCTAAGGTTATCTGTAACACTGGATTTGGATGGAGCCAACCCCTGA
- the smpd5 gene encoding sphingomyelin phosphodiesterase 5 isoform X3: MALRESPFSNGCAAGLHALGWALILPCFWFLNRLLAVCKPTTLERARRAEQECYLHPLKVFFGAILFFILFLLTAPLAFLGFLLWAPLQAARRPFSYHQEAVPATEGEALGGWEQQGGGGKVTFGFATANLCLLPEGLARFNNLSNTQCRAAAIGKLIAYGVSRPRIRIFVDSPSSCGTLSPSSSLLPPTTPSSYGSTDTQDQPPPADGPEEPGGPDRARAGDTMIDMPGDDTESPAPPPSAANFNQNSHQHRRKGHRHPPRALGSLGSADDVPWEVSPLFPAGVDMVCLEEVFDKRAAQKLTQALGPLFGHVLYDVGVYACQAPGCCSGFKFFNSGLFLASRYPVLEAQYHCFPNSKGEDALAAKGLLAVKVLIGQNQGKNVVGYFNCTHLHAPEGEGAVRCEQLNMVTKWIAEFQAQTRRSDEMVVFDVLCGDFNFDNCSPDDVLEQKHSVFEDYRDPCRAGPGKEKLWVIGTLLEQPTLYDDDVRTPENLQKTLEREELRKRYISPPVRLAGCPLDYPEPGQPWVGRRIDYILYRESTLDKQCHTEVEDFTFVTQLAGLTDHIPVGLRLSVTLDLDGANP; encoded by the exons ATGGCCCTGCGGGAGTCCCCCTTCTCCAACGGCTGCGCGGCGGGCCTGCATGCCCTGGGCTGGGCTCTCATCCTGCCCTGCTTCTGGTTCCTGAACAGGCTTCTCGCCGTCTGCAAGCCCACCACCCTGGAGCGGGCCCGGCGGGCGGAGCAGGAGTGCTACCTCCACCCGCTCAAGGTCTTCTTCGGCGCCATActcttcttcatcctcttcctcctcaccgCCCCGCTGGCCTTCCTGGGGTTCTTGCTGTGGGCGCCGCTTCAGGCAGCACGCAGGCCCTTTTCCTACCACCAGGAGGCGGTGCCTGCCACTGAAGGGGAGGCGCTGGGTGGATGGGAGCAGCAGGGCGGGGGCGGCAAGGTGACGTTCGGCTTCGCGACGGCCAACCTGTGCCTGCTGCCGGAGGGCCTGGCGCGCTTCAACAACCTGAGCAACACGCAGTGTCGGGCGGCGGCCATCGGGAAGCTGATCGCGTACGGCGTGAGCCGCCCGCGCATCCGCATCTTCGTGGACTCGCCCAGCAGCTGCGGCACGCTCAGCCCCTCCAGCAGCCTCCTGCCCCCCACCACGCCCTCCTCCTACGGGTCCACCGACACCCAGGACCAACCCCCACCCGCAGACGGCCCCGAGGAGCCCGGGGGGCCCGACAGGGCCAGGGCGGGGGACACCATGATCGACATGCCGGGCGATGACACGGAGTCCccggctccgcctccctccGCCGCCAACTTCAACCAGAACTCCCACCAGCACCGGCGCAAGGGCCACCGGCACCCGCCGCGGGCGCTGGGCTCGCTGGGCTCGGCCGACGACGTTCCCTGGGAGGTGTCGCCGCTGTTCCCGGCCGGCGTGGACATGGTGTGCCTGGAGGAGGTGTTCGACAAGCGGGCGGCCCAGAAGCTGACCCAGGCCCTGGGCCCCCTGTTCGGCCACGTGCTCTACGACGTGGGCGTGTACGCCTGCCAGGCGCCCGGCTGCTGCTCCGGCTTCAAGTTCTTCAACAGCGGCCTGTTCCTGGCCAGCCGCTACCCCGTGCTGGAGGCCCAGTACCACTGCTTCCCCAACAGCAAAGGAGAGGACGCCCTGGCCGCCAAAGGCCTGCTCGCCGTCAAG gtgctgattggtcagaaccAGGGGAAGAATGTGGTGGGCTATTTTAACTGCACGCACCTCCATGCTCCTGAAG GCGAGGGAGCGGTCAGATGTGAACAGCTGAACATGGTCACCAAGTGGATCGCCGAGTTCCAGGCCCAGACCAGGAGGTCAGACGAAATGGTGGTCTTCGACGTGCTCTGCGGCGACTTCAACTTCGACAACTGCTCTCCCG ATGACGTGCTGGAGCAGAAGCATAGCGTGTTTGAGGACTACAGAGACCCCTGCAGGGCTGGTCCAGGCAAAGAGAAGCTGTGGGTCATCG GTACTCTTCTGGAGCAGCCTACCCTTTATGATGACGATGTGAGGACCCCAGAGAACCTGCAGAA GACtttggagagggaggagctgaggaAACGGTACATCTCGCCCCCCGTCCGTCTGGCTGGGTGCCCCCTGGATTACCCCGAACCTGGACAGCCCTGGGTTGGCCGGCGCATCGACTACATTCTGTACCGGGAAAGCACCCTCGATAAACAGTGCCACACC gaagtggaggattTCACTTTTGTGACCCAGCTTGCTGGCCTGACCGACCACATCCCTGTGGGCCTAAGGTTATCTGTAACACTGGATTTGGATGGAGCCAACCCCTGA